The DNA segment CGCCCCCGACAGATCTGACCCGCCGCCCGCGGTCCCGTCCCCGCGAAGACGCCCGCAACCACGAGCGCGCCCCATAGCCGGCGGCCGTGTAGAACCGTCCAAGCCGCCATGTCAGCCGCGCGTCCGACCCCGAGCCGTAGCTCAGCGACGTTCGGGCGTGCGTTCGGTGTTGGGGCTACGGCTCGTCGGCAGGGCGGTGGTCGCTCGGGCTACGGCTCGTCGGCAGGACGGTGGCCGCTCGCGCTGCGGCTCGTCGCAGGGCGGTGGCCGCGTCCACAGCGCTGCCCCGGAACCGTCGGACTTACCTGGCCCGCGTGAGGACCGGGCGCTCGCCCTGCGAGGGGGGTGGTGCGGGCGCCGGGCCGTACAGCAGCTTCCGCTCGGCAACGGTCTCGGCCATGACGCTGTCGCCGGCTCTCGACGGCCGGCCCGGGCTGTGACCTCGCATGCTGAGAGGACCGCCCGGGCGACGAGTGGCATGACGGCGAGCGGCGTGCGGGCCGGACGACGACGCGCGCCGAGATCCGGCTGTGACTCATCGCTGTGGGTCGGGCTTCGGAACAGCGATGAGTCACAGCCGGGAGTGGACCGGCGCGCCGTGGCCGGCTGAACGCGACGGGCGTTCAGCGCGTCGCGGGGGCGTCGGGAGCGGATCGCCGGGCTGCGGGACGGCCTCGACGCGAGTGCCGTGAGCGGTAGCCATCTCGGATCGGGCGGCTACGGGAAGCGCAAGGGCGCACCGGGGCCTGCGCCCGCGTGCGCCGGGCGGAGGTGGCCGCAGGTGTGGTGCGCCACGGGACTGCGGTGGCTGTGGTGGGACGGGCGTCATCCCCGTACAAGGAAAAAGGGGTTGACCTGAACCCAAGGTGAGGTGGGAGGTTCTGACGCGGGGGTGGTCTGCCGTGAGCATGGAGATGGCGGCGTGGAACTCGATGTACCACGCGATGAACCAGCAGGATGACAAGCGACCGTTTTCGGTCGCCACGTTGAGGCGGATCGCGGGGTTCGCCAGGCCGCACCGGCGTGCGCTGGCCGGGTTCCTCTTAGTCAGCGTGGTGACGGCCGTGCTGGCCGTCGCCGTGCCGGTGCTGGCGGGGCGGGTGGTGGACGCGATCGTCGACGGCGAGGATGTCGATCTCGTGATCTGGCTGGCCGTGGCGATCGGGGTGATCGCGCTGCTGGAGTCCGGGCTGGGGCTGGTGCAGCGATGGTTTTCGGCCAACATCGGGGAGGGGCTGATCCTCGACCTGCGCACCGCGGTGTTCGACCATGTGCAGAAGATGCCGGTGGCGTTCTTCACGCGTACGCGCACGGGCGCCCTGGTGAGCCGCCTCAACAACGATGTGATCGGGGCGCAGCGGGCGTTCAGCGACACGCTGTCCGGCGTCGTCGGGAACCTGGTCGGGCTGATCCTGACGCTGATCGTGATGGTCGGGATCAGTTGGCAGATCACGCTATTGTCGCTGGCGCTGCTGCCGGTGTTCGTGCTGCCGGCTCGGCGGATGGGGCGTCGGCTCGCCAAACTGGAGCGTGAGGCGGCCGATCACAACGCGGCCATGAACACCCAGATGACCGAGCGTTTCTCGGCGCCCGGCGCGACGCTGGTGAAGCTGTACGGGCGGCCCGGCGCCGAGTCGGCGGAGTTCGCAGCGCGGGCCCGGCGGGTGAAAGAGATCGGCGTGAAGACCGCTATGGCCCAGTGGATCTTCCTCACCGCGCTGGTGTCGGTGTCCGGTGTGGCGGTCGCGCTGGTCTATGGGCTGGGCGGTTTCTACGCGCTGCAGGGCCGGCTCGAACCGGGCGCTGTGGTGGCCCTCGCGATCCTGCTGACCAGGCTGTACGCACCGCTCACCTCACTCGCCAGCGCTCGCGTGGAAGTGATGAGCGCGCTGGTCAGCTTCGAACGCGTCTTCGAGGTGCTCGACCTCAAGCCGCTGATCGAGGAGAAGCCTGACGCGCGACCGATTCCGGACGGTCCGGTGTCGGTGGAGTTCGATGCGGTGCGGTTCGCGTACCCGTCCGCCGACAAGGTGTCGCTCGCCTCCCTCGAAGAAGTGGCGACCTTGGACAGCCGTGGTGGCGTGGAAGTGCTGCACGAAGTCTCGTTCCGCGCCGAACCGGGACAGATGGTGGCCCTGGTCGGCTCGTCCGGCGCCGGCAAGTCGACGATGGCGTCGCTGCTGCCACGCCTCTACGACGCCGGCGCGGGCGCGGTTCGGCTCGCCGGCGTCGACGTCCGCGACGTGACGGCTTCGTCGCTGCGCCAGACCCTCGGCATGGTCACCCAGGACGGCCACCTGTTCCACGAATCGGTCCGGGCCAATCTGCTGCTGGCCCACCCGACGGCATCCGAGGACGAGTTGTGGGACGCGCTGCAGCGAGCCCGCATCGCTGATCTGATCCGGTCGCTGCCCGACGGCTTGGACACGGTCATCGGCGAACGCGGCTACCGTCTCTCCGGCGGCGAACGCCAGCGCCTCACGATCGCCCGCCTGCTGCTCGCCAAACCCCGCGTCGTGGTGCTCGACGAAGCCACCGCTCACCTCGACTCCACCTCCGAACTCGCCGTCCAGGAAGCCCTCGGCGAGGCACTCGACGGCCGCACCGCCGTGGTGATCGCCCACCGCCTGTCCACGGTCCGCGCCGCCGACCAGATCCTGGTCATCGAGGAGGGCCGGGTCGTCGAGCGCGGCACGCACACCCAGTTGCTGGCGGCCGGAGGGCGTTATCAGGAGCTGCATCGGACACAGTTCAGCGAGGCGTCGGTTTGATTCCTTTCCTCGTACGGGGATAGCCACCGTCCCACCTGATCAGCCGCAGTCCCGTGGCGCACCACACCTGCGGCCCGTTGTCGTGCAGAAGCGGGCGGTGGCGATGACCACCGCCCGCTCCCATTTCGCGATGCACGGAGGCGGGGCAGCGCCTTGCGTGGACGCGTGCCTGAATATCGAGGAACCTTCGGCACCGCCGCCGCACTCCATGTCCGGTGCGTCCGGCACCACCGGCTAGCGGCAAAGATCCGCTAACGGGCGAATTGCCTGGTGAGGCACTCAGCG comes from the Actinoplanes sp. OR16 genome and includes:
- a CDS encoding ABC transporter ATP-binding protein, which encodes MEMAAWNSMYHAMNQQDDKRPFSVATLRRIAGFARPHRRALAGFLLVSVVTAVLAVAVPVLAGRVVDAIVDGEDVDLVIWLAVAIGVIALLESGLGLVQRWFSANIGEGLILDLRTAVFDHVQKMPVAFFTRTRTGALVSRLNNDVIGAQRAFSDTLSGVVGNLVGLILTLIVMVGISWQITLLSLALLPVFVLPARRMGRRLAKLEREAADHNAAMNTQMTERFSAPGATLVKLYGRPGAESAEFAARARRVKEIGVKTAMAQWIFLTALVSVSGVAVALVYGLGGFYALQGRLEPGAVVALAILLTRLYAPLTSLASARVEVMSALVSFERVFEVLDLKPLIEEKPDARPIPDGPVSVEFDAVRFAYPSADKVSLASLEEVATLDSRGGVEVLHEVSFRAEPGQMVALVGSSGAGKSTMASLLPRLYDAGAGAVRLAGVDVRDVTASSLRQTLGMVTQDGHLFHESVRANLLLAHPTASEDELWDALQRARIADLIRSLPDGLDTVIGERGYRLSGGERQRLTIARLLLAKPRVVVLDEATAHLDSTSELAVQEALGEALDGRTAVVIAHRLSTVRAADQILVIEEGRVVERGTHTQLLAAGGRYQELHRTQFSEASV